A single window of Rhizobium sp. SL42 DNA harbors:
- a CDS encoding energy transducer TonB, whose amino-acid sequence MNINGEPRSPARVVGEWLLWTTAGLTVLAAHAGAVALMLREPPMELADGTPPAAIMIELALEPEAVVTEETEVSSETVDAEEIQTASNEPLPEPMEEPPVQPLPEPPPPEPVVEEEVVEQIVEPPPVIPEPLPEPVEEIDPIEEMVMAQLDNVEVPIPMVRPPVPQPSVEKKQEAKPKKVVKKQQAAPASQAARQAKADVTQSNRTAAQAVSSGAGRSVSPAKWQSRLMSHLERRKKYPAQARRNREEGTVYVRFRIDDSGNVLSVSLSRSSGYPSLDNAVLGMVENASPVPAPPPGVNKTITVPFYFKNG is encoded by the coding sequence ATGAATATCAACGGCGAGCCCAGGTCTCCAGCACGGGTGGTCGGCGAATGGCTGCTCTGGACAACGGCGGGACTGACGGTTCTTGCCGCTCATGCCGGTGCCGTTGCGCTGATGCTGCGCGAGCCGCCGATGGAGCTTGCCGATGGAACTCCGCCTGCGGCCATCATGATCGAACTTGCGCTGGAGCCGGAAGCGGTGGTCACCGAGGAAACCGAAGTTTCGAGCGAGACGGTCGATGCCGAGGAAATCCAGACGGCGTCCAACGAACCTCTGCCGGAACCGATGGAAGAGCCGCCGGTCCAGCCCTTGCCGGAGCCGCCGCCACCTGAACCTGTCGTAGAGGAAGAGGTGGTCGAGCAGATCGTCGAGCCGCCGCCTGTCATACCTGAGCCTCTGCCGGAGCCCGTGGAAGAAATCGATCCGATCGAGGAGATGGTGATGGCGCAACTCGACAATGTCGAGGTGCCGATCCCCATGGTGCGGCCACCGGTGCCGCAGCCGTCGGTGGAGAAGAAGCAGGAAGCTAAGCCGAAGAAAGTGGTGAAGAAGCAGCAGGCGGCGCCTGCATCTCAAGCCGCTCGCCAGGCCAAGGCGGATGTCACCCAGTCCAATCGTACCGCGGCACAAGCGGTCAGCAGCGGCGCCGGACGCAGCGTCTCGCCGGCCAAATGGCAATCGCGCCTGATGTCTCATCTCGAGCGGCGGAAGAAATATCCGGCACAGGCGCGTCGCAACCGCGAGGAAGGTACCGTTTATGTGCGTTTCCGGATCGATGATTCCGGCAATGTACTCTCGGTGTCCCTTTCGCGCTCTTCCGGTTATCCGTCGCTCGACAATGCGGTCCTAGGGATGGTGGAGAACGCATCGCCGGTTCCGGCCCCACCGCCAGGTGTCAACAAGACGATCACCGTCCCGTTTTACTTCAAGAATGGCTAA
- a CDS encoding aminotransferase, with protein sequence MADSALFQRAELPRPNFSEADATRILSDIYGFNGPIRELGSQQDRNYLIDTGAERFVLKICRAEYAGDELEAQNEAMRHLAQSGLDLRVPELIPALTGEEILAVEVNGEDYRARVLTYLDGEPLTRHKHLAPEVVAAFGDVAASVALGLRDFSHPGLDRDLQWDLRRAGPVALHLLKSVTDQKRRDQIAKAMILAVKHIQPLAASLRIQPIHHDITDDNVVTRRNANGRLIPDGVIDFGDILNGWLVADLAVTCTALLHHADGDPFYILPAVTAFQERYPLTKEELMALWPLIVARSGVLVASTEQQLAIDPDNEYVVGNAAHEREMFEVATSAPFSLMETAILKAAGFELTGPELVFAHTLLPGITPDQMRLTDLSVTSPDLLRDNWSDQEIDWKLLARAAAETGIASTRYGEYRLSYTRTLSAVAPATFALHIDICLPAATEAVAPFDATIIRDGHHLILSSQNVSLHLDGIDCGLEEGATVNAGDSIGAVAGAEGGIGGLRIQLCRDPDLVPPLFAKPHQSEVWRKICPSPSLLLGVGVDAPDIQSEALLVRRQKSFAKPQKNYYADPPQIERGWREHMFDVQGRSYLDMVNNVTILGHGHPKLAAAAGRQWSMLNTNSRFHYAAVAEFSDRLAALAPDGLDTVFLVNSGSEAVDLALRLAWAHSGHRNIVSLLEAYHGWTVASDAVSTSIADNPRALETRPGWVHPVLSPNTYRGKFRGENATEGYVTAVEDKLAEIEQSGQGLAGFIAESVYGNAGGIPLPAGYLHQVYARIRELGGVCIADEVQVGYGRLGHHFWGFEQQGVVPDIITTAKGMGNGQPLGAVITRREIADSLEKEGYFFSSSGGSPVSCVVGMTVLDIMASEKLQENARDVGDHLKRRLEALGQRFPLVGAVHGMGLYLGLEFVRDRETLEPATDETANICDRLLNLGVIMQPTGDHLNVLKIKPPLCLTVESADFFADMLEKVLSEGW encoded by the coding sequence ATGGCCGATTCCGCTCTCTTCCAGCGTGCAGAGCTTCCACGTCCTAATTTTTCGGAAGCGGATGCGACCCGTATCCTGAGCGATATCTACGGCTTCAACGGCCCGATCCGCGAATTGGGCAGCCAGCAGGACCGCAACTATCTGATCGATACCGGGGCGGAGCGCTTCGTCCTCAAGATTTGCCGTGCCGAATATGCAGGCGACGAGCTTGAGGCGCAGAATGAAGCCATGCGCCATCTGGCCCAATCTGGTCTCGATCTGCGCGTACCCGAGTTGATACCAGCACTCACCGGAGAGGAAATCCTCGCCGTGGAGGTCAACGGGGAGGACTACCGGGCCCGTGTGCTGACCTATCTTGATGGGGAGCCCCTCACCCGCCACAAGCACCTGGCACCGGAAGTCGTGGCGGCATTCGGCGATGTCGCGGCCTCCGTCGCACTCGGACTGCGCGATTTTTCACATCCGGGCCTCGATCGCGACCTGCAATGGGATCTGCGACGGGCCGGTCCCGTCGCACTGCATCTGCTGAAATCGGTGACTGACCAAAAGCGCCGCGACCAGATTGCCAAGGCCATGATCCTCGCAGTCAAGCACATACAGCCACTCGCAGCCAGCCTGCGCATCCAGCCCATCCACCATGACATAACCGACGACAATGTGGTCACGCGCCGCAATGCCAATGGTCGTCTGATTCCCGATGGCGTCATCGATTTTGGTGACATCCTCAACGGCTGGCTGGTCGCCGATCTCGCCGTGACCTGCACGGCCCTTCTTCATCACGCCGATGGCGATCCCTTCTACATTCTCCCCGCCGTCACGGCCTTTCAGGAACGCTACCCCCTGACCAAGGAGGAGTTGATGGCACTCTGGCCGTTGATTGTCGCACGGTCCGGCGTTCTGGTCGCCAGCACCGAGCAGCAACTGGCCATCGATCCCGACAATGAATATGTGGTCGGCAATGCGGCCCATGAGCGGGAGATGTTCGAAGTCGCAACCTCCGCTCCGTTCTCGTTGATGGAAACGGCGATTCTCAAGGCTGCCGGTTTTGAATTGACCGGCCCCGAACTGGTCTTTGCCCACACGCTGTTGCCTGGCATCACTCCCGACCAGATGCGCTTGACCGACCTCAGCGTGACAAGCCCCGATCTCCTGCGCGACAACTGGTCCGATCAGGAAATCGACTGGAAGCTGTTGGCGCGCGCCGCCGCCGAAACTGGCATAGCCTCGACACGTTACGGCGAATATCGGCTATCCTATACCCGCACCCTGTCCGCCGTGGCTCCGGCAACCTTCGCGCTTCACATCGACATCTGCCTGCCGGCTGCGACCGAAGCTGTCGCCCCTTTCGATGCAACCATCATTCGCGACGGCCACCATCTCATCCTGTCGAGCCAGAACGTGTCCCTGCATCTCGATGGCATCGACTGCGGCCTGGAAGAAGGCGCCACGGTAAATGCCGGCGACAGCATCGGCGCGGTAGCAGGGGCCGAGGGCGGCATCGGCGGATTGCGTATCCAACTCTGCCGCGATCCGGATCTCGTTCCGCCGTTGTTTGCCAAGCCGCACCAGAGCGAAGTCTGGCGCAAGATCTGCCCCTCACCCTCCCTGCTTCTTGGCGTCGGCGTCGATGCACCCGACATTCAGAGCGAGGCTCTGCTTGTGCGCAGGCAAAAGAGCTTCGCCAAGCCACAGAAGAATTACTATGCCGATCCGCCGCAGATCGAACGCGGCTGGAGGGAGCATATGTTCGACGTCCAGGGCAGGTCTTATTTGGACATGGTCAACAACGTCACCATTCTCGGCCATGGTCACCCGAAGCTTGCCGCGGCCGCCGGTCGGCAATGGTCGATGCTCAACACCAATTCCCGCTTTCACTATGCGGCTGTCGCGGAATTCTCCGATCGCCTTGCCGCGCTCGCTCCCGATGGTCTGGACACGGTTTTCCTGGTCAACAGCGGTTCCGAAGCCGTTGATCTGGCCCTCCGGCTCGCCTGGGCGCATAGCGGACACCGCAATATCGTCAGCCTTCTGGAAGCCTATCACGGCTGGACCGTCGCCAGCGACGCCGTCTCGACGTCGATTGCTGATAATCCACGCGCCTTGGAGACCCGTCCAGGCTGGGTACATCCGGTCCTGTCGCCCAATACATATCGCGGCAAATTCCGTGGCGAGAACGCGACCGAAGGTTATGTGACAGCGGTAGAGGACAAACTCGCCGAGATCGAACAAAGCGGCCAGGGTCTGGCGGGCTTCATCGCAGAAAGCGTCTATGGCAATGCTGGCGGCATTCCGCTCCCTGCGGGCTATCTTCATCAGGTCTATGCCAGAATCCGTGAGCTCGGCGGCGTATGCATCGCCGACGAGGTCCAAGTCGGATATGGCCGCCTGGGTCATCATTTCTGGGGTTTCGAGCAGCAGGGCGTCGTTCCGGACATCATCACCACCGCCAAGGGCATGGGAAACGGCCAGCCACTCGGCGCAGTGATCACCCGGCGCGAGATAGCCGACAGCCTGGAAAAGGAAGGCTATTTCTTCTCCTCGTCGGGCGGCAGCCCGGTCAGCTGCGTCGTCGGCATGACCGTGCTCGACATCATGGCCAGCGAAAAGCTGCAGGAAAATGCCCGCGATGTCGGCGATCACCTCAAGCGACGGCTTGAGGCACTTGGCCAGCGTTTCCCTCTCGTGGGCGCCGTTCACGGAATGGGCCTCTATCTCGGCCTCGAATTTGTCCGCGACCGCGAAACGCTCGAACCGGCGACCGACGAGACGGCAAACATATGCGACCGTTTGCTGAACCTGGGCGTCATCATGCAACCCACGGGCGATCATCTTAACGTTCTGAAAATAAAGCCTCCTCTGTGCCTGACAGTCGAAAGCGCCGACTTCTTTGCAGACATGCTGGAAAAGGTGCTTTCCGAGGGCTGGTAA
- the amaB gene encoding L-piperidine-6-carboxylate dehydrogenase: MTLANLNLAAETVSLMATFGVDAKALVGGTLAVRSPINGEKLAALVEISAADTKTAIDSAHQAFLEWRLVPAPQRGELIRLLGEELRAAKDALGRLVSIEVGKVTSEGLGEVQEMIDICDFAVGLSRQLYGLTIATERSEHRMMETWHPLGVTGIISAFNFPVAVWSWNAALALVCGNSTVWKPSEKTPLTAIATQAIFEKAVKRYIAQGGKAPANLSTLLIGGRDIGEILVDNPKVPLISATGSTAMGRTVGPRVAQRFGRSILELGGNNAAIVAPSADLDLTLRGVAFAAMGTAGQRCTSLRRLFVHESIYDTLVPRLIKAYASVTIGSPLEAGKLVGPLIDKGAYDRMQKALDAAKAAGGKVSGGERVLADDAQDAYYVRPSLVEMPEQVGPVVDETFAPILYVIKYKDFDDALALNNAVPQGLSSSIFTNDIREAEAFVSDRGSDCGIANVNIGPSGAEIGGAFGGEKETGGGRESGSDSWKAYMRRATNTINYGRTLPLAQGVKFDIE; encoded by the coding sequence ATGACCCTCGCAAACCTCAACCTTGCGGCCGAAACCGTCTCGCTGATGGCTACCTTTGGCGTCGACGCCAAGGCGCTGGTAGGCGGCACCCTCGCCGTTCGCTCGCCGATCAATGGCGAAAAACTCGCCGCCCTCGTTGAAATCTCGGCTGCCGACACGAAGACGGCCATCGACTCCGCCCATCAGGCATTCCTTGAATGGCGCCTGGTGCCGGCCCCGCAGCGTGGCGAACTGATCCGCCTGCTCGGCGAGGAACTGCGTGCTGCGAAGGATGCGCTTGGCCGCCTCGTGTCGATCGAAGTCGGCAAGGTTACGTCCGAGGGTCTGGGCGAAGTCCAGGAAATGATCGATATCTGCGATTTCGCTGTCGGCCTGTCGCGCCAGCTCTACGGCCTCACCATCGCCACCGAGCGCTCCGAGCACCGGATGATGGAAACCTGGCACCCGCTGGGCGTCACCGGCATTATCTCCGCATTCAATTTCCCGGTCGCCGTCTGGTCGTGGAATGCGGCTCTGGCCCTCGTCTGCGGCAACTCCACCGTCTGGAAGCCGTCGGAAAAGACTCCGCTGACCGCGATCGCCACCCAGGCGATCTTCGAGAAGGCCGTGAAGCGCTACATTGCCCAGGGCGGCAAGGCTCCGGCCAATCTCTCGACCCTGCTGATCGGCGGCCGTGATATCGGCGAGATCCTCGTCGACAACCCGAAGGTACCGCTCATCTCCGCCACCGGCTCGACCGCCATGGGTCGGACCGTCGGCCCGCGCGTGGCGCAGCGCTTCGGCCGCAGCATCCTCGAACTGGGCGGCAACAATGCGGCGATCGTCGCTCCGAGCGCCGACCTGGACCTGACGCTGCGTGGGGTCGCATTTGCCGCCATGGGAACCGCCGGCCAGCGCTGCACGTCTCTGCGCCGCCTCTTCGTCCACGAAAGCATCTATGACACGCTCGTTCCGCGCCTGATCAAGGCCTATGCTTCGGTCACCATCGGCAGTCCGCTGGAAGCCGGCAAGCTGGTCGGCCCGCTGATCGACAAAGGCGCCTATGACCGGATGCAGAAGGCTCTCGACGCAGCCAAGGCAGCTGGCGGCAAGGTTTCCGGCGGTGAGCGCGTTCTCGCCGACGATGCGCAGGACGCCTATTACGTGCGCCCGTCACTGGTGGAAATGCCGGAACAGGTGGGTCCCGTCGTCGACGAAACCTTCGCTCCGATTCTTTATGTCATCAAGTACAAGGACTTCGACGACGCACTGGCGCTGAACAACGCCGTTCCGCAGGGCCTGTCCTCGTCGATCTTCACCAATGACATTCGCGAAGCCGAAGCCTTCGTTTCGGACCGGGGCTCCGATTGCGGCATCGCCAACGTCAACATCGGCCCGTCCGGCGCCGAAATCGGCGGTGCATTCGGCGGCGAAAAGGAAACCGGCGGTGGCCGCGAATCCGGTTCGGACAGCTGGAAGGCCTATATGCGCCGTGCGACGAACACCATCAACTACGGCCGCACCCTGCCGCTGGCCCAGGGCGTCAAGTTCGACATCGAATAA
- a CDS encoding LysR family transcriptional regulator, whose protein sequence is MLSPRRFLPSLSLLTAFEAAARTGSITAAARELDLTQSAVSRQIKALENQIGVELFLRERQTIRLTMAGESYAREIREALRRISSASLNLRANPNGGTLNLAILPTFGARWLAPRLGQFLATHPGITINLVTRLSPFDFRLDSIDAAIHFGDPVWPGAEMTFLMQEKTLPACSPQFRQAHGIVEPADLLSVPLLHLTTRPDAWERWFTENGVSFASVHGMLFDQFATASQAAIGGLGVALLPTFLIQEELRRGELVAAVDRPMQSAQRYYLAFPRERATYPPLLKFRDWIVQELAATVA, encoded by the coding sequence ATGCTGTCGCCCCGGCGCTTTCTTCCTTCCTTGTCATTGCTCACGGCATTCGAGGCCGCGGCCCGGACCGGCAGCATCACTGCGGCGGCGCGCGAGCTTGACCTGACGCAGAGTGCTGTCAGTCGCCAGATCAAGGCGCTGGAAAACCAGATCGGCGTCGAACTCTTCCTGCGCGAACGCCAGACCATTCGATTGACGATGGCCGGCGAGAGTTACGCGCGAGAGATCCGCGAGGCGCTTAGGCGCATTTCCAGCGCTTCGCTGAACCTGCGCGCCAATCCAAATGGCGGCACGCTGAACCTGGCGATCCTGCCGACCTTCGGCGCGCGCTGGCTTGCTCCACGCCTCGGGCAATTCCTCGCCACGCACCCGGGTATCACGATCAACCTGGTTACGCGGCTTTCGCCGTTCGACTTCCGTCTGGATTCAATCGATGCAGCCATTCATTTCGGCGATCCGGTCTGGCCTGGCGCCGAGATGACGTTTCTGATGCAGGAAAAGACCTTGCCGGCCTGCAGTCCACAATTCCGTCAGGCGCATGGCATTGTCGAGCCGGCCGATCTGTTGTCGGTGCCCCTGCTGCATCTGACCACCCGGCCGGATGCCTGGGAACGCTGGTTCACCGAAAACGGCGTCAGTTTCGCCAGTGTGCATGGAATGTTGTTCGACCAGTTCGCAACAGCCTCCCAGGCGGCCATCGGCGGACTTGGGGTGGCTCTGCTACCGACGTTTCTTATCCAGGAAGAATTGAGACGGGGAGAGTTGGTCGCGGCCGTGGATCGCCCGATGCAGAGCGCCCAGCGGTACTATCTCGCATTTCCGCGGGAGCGCGCGACCTATCCGCCGCTGCTCAAGTTTCGCGACTGGATCGTGCAGGAACTTGCAGCCACAGTGGCATAG
- a CDS encoding bifunctional aminoglycoside phosphotransferase/ATP-binding protein codes for MEIQDQSAVIAFLSKPESYAASDPVEIIETHISIVFLVGDRAFKLKRAVKLPYADFSTCALRHQFCERELELNSRAAPEIYLGVRTIRRTSDGRLHFGQEGTPLDHVVEMKRFAQADLFDRMAVDGRLTMALMEQTAEGIAVFHADAPVSHAEPGAANMAGVLDINEAGFATGTIFEPAALSAVTAAFRHAWNRYAPLLDQRERHGKVRLCHGDLHLRNLFLGPEGPRMFDCIDFNEKIATCDVLYDLAFLLMDLWHRDFPHFANVVVNRYLDRTGDEAGFSLLPLFMAIRAAVRAHVTATQIAEIGDATGAATASALSYFQLANRLLADNRPCLVAIGGFSGSGKSTLADALAPALGAPPGARILESDRIRKAMFSTKRGDTLPPQAYRPEISIKVYDQLNEKARTIVSAGGSVLVNAVFDRQTDREAIEAVAAERKVPFVGIWLTADAEILRARVLARPKGDSDATTDILDLQFTHDTGAITWHKLDATRAIGVLVDDIKTRIDARPSKTG; via the coding sequence ATGGAAATCCAGGACCAATCGGCCGTCATTGCATTTCTCAGCAAGCCGGAAAGCTACGCCGCTTCGGATCCGGTCGAAATCATCGAAACCCATATATCGATCGTCTTTCTGGTCGGAGACCGCGCCTTCAAATTGAAGCGCGCCGTCAAACTGCCCTATGCCGATTTTTCGACCTGCGCACTGCGTCACCAGTTCTGTGAACGCGAGCTGGAACTCAACAGCAGGGCGGCGCCAGAAATCTATCTTGGCGTTCGAACAATCAGACGGACTTCAGACGGCAGGCTGCATTTTGGCCAAGAAGGCACGCCGCTCGACCATGTGGTCGAGATGAAGCGATTTGCACAGGCCGACCTTTTTGACCGCATGGCCGTTGACGGACGATTGACGATGGCGCTGATGGAGCAAACCGCAGAAGGCATTGCCGTCTTTCATGCAGACGCCCCGGTCAGCCACGCGGAACCCGGCGCGGCAAACATGGCGGGCGTGCTCGACATCAACGAAGCGGGCTTTGCCACCGGCACGATCTTCGAGCCAGCCGCGCTATCGGCAGTGACGGCTGCATTCAGGCACGCCTGGAACCGGTATGCGCCCCTGCTGGATCAACGCGAGAGACACGGCAAGGTACGGCTCTGCCATGGCGACCTGCATTTGCGCAATCTTTTCCTCGGCCCTGAAGGCCCGCGCATGTTCGACTGCATCGACTTCAACGAAAAGATTGCCACGTGCGACGTGCTCTATGACCTCGCCTTCCTGCTGATGGATCTCTGGCATCGCGACTTTCCGCATTTCGCCAATGTCGTCGTCAACCGCTATCTGGATCGCACCGGGGACGAGGCAGGCTTCTCGCTACTGCCATTGTTCATGGCCATACGCGCCGCCGTTCGCGCCCATGTGACCGCCACGCAGATTGCCGAGATCGGTGATGCCACGGGCGCGGCGACGGCTAGCGCCCTCTCCTACTTTCAGCTTGCGAACCGACTGCTCGCCGATAACAGGCCGTGCCTCGTGGCGATCGGCGGCTTCAGTGGCTCGGGAAAATCCACGCTGGCCGATGCCCTGGCCCCGGCGCTCGGCGCACCGCCCGGCGCCCGTATCCTCGAAAGCGACCGCATTCGCAAGGCGATGTTCTCGACCAAACGCGGCGACACCCTTCCTCCCCAGGCCTATCGCCCGGAAATATCCATCAAGGTCTACGATCAGTTGAACGAGAAGGCGCGGACGATTGTGTCGGCCGGGGGCAGCGTCCTTGTCAACGCGGTGTTCGATCGCCAGACCGATCGCGAGGCGATCGAAGCGGTCGCCGCCGAACGCAAGGTGCCGTTCGTCGGCATCTGGCTGACGGCAGATGCCGAGATCTTGCGGGCACGGGTCTTGGCAAGGCCCAAGGGCGATTCCGATGCCACAACCGACATTCTGGATCTGCAGTTCACCCATGACACCGGCGCCATCACCTGGCACAAGCTCGATGCCACCCGCGCGATCGGCGTCCTCGTTGACGACATCAAGACAAGGATCGACGCCCGACCGTCCAAGACAGGCTAA
- the exbD gene encoding TonB system transport protein ExbD, whose product MAGGIRDNNSGDDLSENHEINVTPFIDVMLVLLIIFMVAAPLSTVDVNVDLPASTAKPAQRPDEPVYVTLKGDMSLALGNDVVTREALGGALDRLTTGNKDARIFLRADKTVDYGNFMEVMNLLRDSGYLKIALVGLETLPMPQSADEAAPTAEPQQ is encoded by the coding sequence ATGGCCGGCGGTATTCGCGACAACAATTCGGGTGACGATCTCAGCGAAAATCATGAGATCAACGTCACGCCGTTCATCGACGTCATGCTGGTCCTGCTGATCATCTTCATGGTGGCGGCGCCGCTTTCGACCGTCGACGTCAATGTCGACCTGCCGGCCTCCACGGCCAAGCCGGCACAGCGGCCGGACGAGCCGGTCTATGTTACCCTCAAGGGCGACATGAGCCTTGCGCTCGGCAATGACGTGGTGACGCGTGAAGCGCTTGGCGGTGCCCTCGACCGCCTGACGACCGGCAACAAGGACGCGCGGATCTTCCTGCGTGCCGACAAGACGGTCGACTACGGCAACTTCATGGAAGTGATGAACCTGCTGCGGGACTCTGGCTATCTCAAGATCGCACTCGTCGGGCTCGAGACCCTGCCCATGCCGCAGAGCGCAGATGAAGCTGCGCCAACGGCGGAGCCGCAGCAATGA
- a CDS encoding NAD(P)/FAD-dependent oxidoreductase, protein MLNDPRSHGLWEKTAPAAPKTTKLVGDHKADVVIVGGGYTGLSAALHLAESGTSVILLEGKEIGFGGAGRNVGLINAGMWVMPDDLPGELGAIHGERLLDLLGNGPGVVMDIIERHGISCELERAGTLHCSVGATGQKEIEARAEQWQRRGAPVELLNASETERKIGTGVYAGSLLDKRAGTLQPLAYARGLAAAAIKAGATLHTSSPVVSYDRRSDTNGDGWRVVTADGRVTAQWVIVATDAYSEGPFKAVREEQVHLPYFNFATVPLGDNLRKTLLAERQGCWDTKEVLSSFRMDKAGRLVFGSVGALRGTGLAIHKSWARRALKSIFPQIGDIAFECEWYGKIGMTSNALPRFHKFAPGIIGFSGYNGRGIAPGTVFGKTLAGHILGQISEDQLPLPLTDPEAPAFRTLKEAWYEAGAQVAHLAGARF, encoded by the coding sequence ATGCTGAATGATCCGCGATCCCACGGTCTTTGGGAAAAGACCGCTCCGGCCGCCCCGAAGACAACGAAACTGGTGGGTGACCACAAGGCCGACGTGGTCATCGTCGGCGGCGGCTATACCGGCCTCTCGGCCGCTCTGCATCTCGCCGAAAGCGGCACCAGCGTTATCCTGCTCGAAGGCAAGGAAATCGGTTTCGGCGGCGCAGGCCGCAATGTCGGATTGATCAATGCCGGCATGTGGGTCATGCCCGACGATCTGCCGGGTGAACTTGGCGCAATCCATGGCGAGCGCCTGCTGGATCTCTTGGGCAATGGTCCAGGCGTTGTGATGGACATCATCGAACGGCATGGCATTTCCTGCGAACTGGAGCGCGCCGGCACCCTGCATTGTTCCGTTGGCGCCACCGGCCAGAAAGAAATCGAGGCGCGTGCCGAACAGTGGCAGCGTCGCGGCGCGCCGGTGGAACTGCTGAATGCCAGCGAGACGGAGCGCAAGATTGGCACCGGCGTTTATGCCGGTTCACTGCTCGATAAACGGGCAGGCACCTTGCAACCGCTCGCCTATGCCCGCGGTCTGGCAGCGGCCGCCATCAAGGCAGGCGCCACGCTCCATACATCAAGCCCAGTCGTGAGCTACGACCGTCGTAGTGACACGAACGGCGATGGCTGGCGCGTCGTGACCGCCGACGGTCGTGTCACGGCGCAATGGGTGATCGTTGCGACAGATGCCTATAGCGAAGGCCCGTTCAAGGCCGTCCGGGAAGAGCAGGTCCACCTGCCCTATTTCAATTTCGCCACCGTTCCGCTCGGTGACAACCTGCGCAAGACCCTTCTTGCCGAGCGCCAGGGCTGCTGGGACACCAAGGAGGTCCTGTCCTCGTTTCGCATGGACAAGGCAGGGCGACTGGTGTTCGGCAGTGTCGGCGCCTTGCGCGGCACTGGCCTAGCCATCCACAAATCCTGGGCCCGCCGGGCATTAAAGTCGATTTTCCCGCAGATAGGCGACATCGCCTTTGAATGCGAGTGGTATGGCAAGATCGGCATGACCAGCAACGCCCTGCCGCGCTTCCACAAGTTTGCTCCAGGTATCATCGGCTTCTCTGGCTACAATGGCCGCGGGATCGCGCCCGGCACCGTATTCGGCAAGACACTGGCTGGCCACATTCTCGGCCAAATAAGCGAAGACCAGTTGCCGCTGCCCCTGACCGATCCGGAAGCGCCTGCCTTCCGCACGCTGAAGGAAGCATGGTACGAAGCCGGCGCCCAGGTTGCGCATCTGGCCGGCGCACGATTTTGA
- a CDS encoding DUF3307 domain-containing protein, which produces MPILPEQISTHWMVGALALFLVKQWVADFLLQTAWMAKGKERSSGWVLPLAIHVCIHGLATLLITLAIAPGLAWLALVDIVIHGLIDRGKARIQLHMTMTPDRSCFWWLLGIDQTLHHLTHLVFALLLAATKTASLVA; this is translated from the coding sequence ATGCCCATACTGCCCGAGCAAATTTCGACCCACTGGATGGTCGGGGCCCTCGCACTGTTCCTCGTCAAGCAATGGGTGGCTGACTTCCTGTTGCAAACGGCATGGATGGCCAAGGGTAAGGAGCGTTCCTCGGGCTGGGTTTTGCCGCTGGCGATTCATGTTTGCATCCATGGGCTGGCAACGCTGCTGATCACGCTGGCGATCGCACCCGGCCTCGCATGGCTGGCTCTTGTCGACATCGTCATTCACGGCTTGATCGATCGCGGTAAGGCACGGATCCAGTTGCACATGACCATGACGCCCGATCGCTCCTGTTTCTGGTGGCTGCTCGGCATCGACCAGACTCTGCATCATCTGACCCATCTGGTCTTCGCGCTCCTGCTCGCTGCAACGAAGACCGCGAGCCTGGTCGCATGA